The following coding sequences are from one Sylvia atricapilla isolate bSylAtr1 chromosome 15, bSylAtr1.pri, whole genome shotgun sequence window:
- the LYRM1 gene encoding LYR motif-containing protein 1, which translates to MTPATRQEVLGLYRKVLQIAKNWQSASGQIEETMREKEYIRNEARTLFRKNKNVTDPKLIKQCIEECEARIEIGLHYNIPYPRPIHLPPMGLAHKQGRTLRHQEKLRKISKPIYLKSHDEIS; encoded by the exons ATGACGCCAGCAACTCGACAAGAGGTTCTTGGCCTTTACCGCAAGGTTTTGCAAATAGCCAAAAATTGGCAGTCGGCATCAGGACAGATAGAGGAAACCATGAGAGAGAAAGAGTACATTAGAAATGAAGCCAGAACATTATTCCGAAAAAACAAAAAC GTAACAGACCCAAAGCTGATTAAGCAGTGCATAGAAGAATGTGAGGCAAGAATAGAAATTGGACTTCACTATAACATCCCCTACCCGAGACCT atcCATCTGCCTCCTATGGGCCTTGCCCATAAACAAGGCCGTACATTGCGACACCAGGAGAAGTTAAGGAAGATTTCTAAACCAATATACCTGAAATCCCATGATGAAATTTCATAA